Proteins found in one Agaribacterium sp. ZY112 genomic segment:
- a CDS encoding cation:proton antiporter, with translation MEGHLFDTFFLVFCSAAVAATLALYSRQPLFLAYIGMGVLLGPYAFGLISEVNAVSEMSHIGIIFLLFLLGLDMQPKALAAVLKKATHIAILSCCAFACLGFAIAMAFGFSIQESMIFAMASMFSSTIIGIKLLPTTVLHHRHTGEMMIGLLLLQDFVAIFCLLVLLCSGNETFELQPLLLALVALPSLAIAAFAFVKYVLLKLIEKNDRIHEYIFLVAIGWCLGLAALAEYCYLSAEIGAFIAGISLATSPISQYIALNLKPLRDFFLILFFFALGAQLNIALLPDVFWITVVFALVLLVAKPLIFYTLLRQHSERSALAWDISFRLGQISEFSLLITLLAVGQGLIGERASVAIQSAAIITFIVSSYIVILNFPNPIAVKDSLRRD, from the coding sequence ATGGAAGGTCACTTATTTGATACATTTTTTCTTGTGTTTTGCAGCGCCGCAGTCGCTGCAACACTTGCCTTATACAGTCGGCAGCCTCTATTCCTAGCCTATATTGGCATGGGTGTGCTTTTAGGGCCCTATGCTTTTGGCTTAATTAGCGAGGTTAATGCCGTTTCTGAAATGAGCCATATCGGCATCATTTTCCTGTTATTTCTTCTCGGCTTAGATATGCAGCCTAAAGCTTTGGCGGCTGTATTAAAGAAAGCGACACATATTGCGATCCTTAGTTGTTGCGCTTTTGCCTGTTTGGGCTTTGCTATTGCCATGGCTTTTGGTTTCTCCATTCAGGAGTCGATGATTTTTGCCATGGCAAGCATGTTCTCGAGCACCATTATTGGTATTAAATTATTGCCAACCACGGTCCTTCATCATCGTCATACTGGTGAGATGATGATTGGCTTGCTACTTCTTCAGGACTTTGTCGCCATATTCTGCCTGTTGGTGCTCTTGTGTAGTGGCAATGAAACATTTGAGCTGCAACCTCTGTTGCTCGCCTTGGTGGCCTTGCCCTCATTGGCTATCGCCGCATTTGCTTTTGTTAAATACGTGCTTTTAAAACTGATTGAAAAGAACGACCGTATTCATGAGTATATTTTTCTAGTTGCTATTGGTTGGTGTTTGGGTTTAGCGGCATTGGCTGAATACTGCTATCTATCTGCGGAAATTGGCGCGTTTATAGCGGGTATTTCGTTGGCGACCAGCCCTATCTCACAGTACATTGCCTTAAATCTAAAGCCTTTGCGTGATTTCTTTTTGATTTTGTTTTTCTTTGCTCTAGGGGCTCAACTAAATATTGCTCTACTACCGGACGTATTTTGGATTACCGTGGTTTTTGCTTTGGTGTTGTTAGTTGCAAAGCCTTTGATTTTTTATACCTTATTGCGTCAACATAGCGAGCGCAGTGCCCTGGCTTGGGATATTAGTTTCCGACTAGGGCAAATCAGTGAGTTCTCCCTATTGATCACTTTATTGGCTGTTGGCCAAGGGTTAATTGGTGAGCGCGCTTCAGTCGCTATTCAAAGCGCTGCGATCATTACCTTTATAGTTAGTAGTTATATTGTGATTCTCAACTTTCCGAACCCTATTGCTGTTAAGGATAGCCTAAGGCGTGATTAG
- the sohB gene encoding protease SohB has translation MEFLSEYGLFLAKSLTFLVVLVIAVAIIASSAMHKNKGGEEQIEVEKINERFEEYHEIMQSSVLDEKALKKHNKEEKKKQKQAKKEEANETKKRIFVTEFDGDVKASDAEQLSKLISLILTEANKDDEVLIKLESSGGMVHSYGYAASQLSRIRNKGIPLTICVDKVAASGGYMMACIADKILAAPFAIIGSIGVIAQIPNFHRLLEKSNIDYEMHTAGEYKRTLTMFGENTDKAREKFREELEDTHELFKTFVKENRDSVDIDSVATGEIWFGSRALDVKLVDELITSDEYLFEQSKHADIYEISIQVKPTLAERVGIAASVEKALNRAMSVLSQRYFS, from the coding sequence TTGGAATTTCTCAGCGAATACGGCCTGTTTTTGGCCAAATCCCTCACTTTTCTAGTGGTTCTGGTTATTGCTGTTGCAATAATTGCCTCTAGCGCTATGCATAAAAACAAAGGAGGGGAGGAGCAAATTGAAGTTGAAAAAATCAACGAGCGCTTTGAAGAATATCACGAGATCATGCAAAGCTCCGTGCTCGACGAAAAAGCCCTAAAAAAGCACAATAAAGAAGAAAAGAAAAAACAAAAACAGGCCAAAAAAGAAGAAGCTAACGAGACCAAGAAGCGTATTTTCGTCACCGAATTTGATGGCGATGTTAAAGCCTCTGATGCCGAGCAATTAAGCAAATTAATAAGCTTAATATTAACCGAAGCCAATAAAGATGATGAAGTACTTATCAAGCTAGAAAGCTCCGGCGGCATGGTCCATAGCTATGGTTACGCTGCAAGCCAGCTGAGCCGTATACGCAACAAAGGCATTCCTTTGACCATATGTGTCGACAAAGTAGCCGCCAGCGGTGGTTATATGATGGCCTGTATTGCAGATAAAATTTTAGCCGCGCCCTTTGCCATCATTGGCTCAATCGGAGTGATAGCTCAAATCCCCAACTTCCATCGCTTACTTGAAAAAAGCAACATTGATTACGAGATGCACACTGCGGGTGAATACAAGCGCACCTTGACAATGTTTGGCGAAAACACAGATAAAGCCCGTGAAAAATTTCGCGAAGAGCTCGAGGATACACACGAATTATTTAAAACCTTTGTCAAAGAGAATCGCGATAGTGTCGATATTGATTCCGTAGCAACAGGTGAAATTTGGTTTGGCAGTCGCGCCTTAGACGTCAAATTGGTTGACGAGCTTATTACTTCTGATGAGTACTTATTTGAGCAGTCTAAACATGCTGATATCTACGAAATCAGCATTCAAGTTAAACCAACATTGGCTGAGAGAGTAGGCATTGCCGCCAGTGTAGAAAAAGCCCTTAATCGCGCCATGTCGGTTTTAAGTCAGCGCTACTTTAGTTAA
- the nudC gene encoding NAD(+) diphosphatase: MTFCLSHDAWLSETANSYILIKGDEIAVKCSALSKVGGQAEQVSGKAYVNSPSVNELLLDKKSALSSGSSFNKLQTCSHVANIAGQSIGLWNLEEAIELPQYWQWLSIRAFLKQASEEQALLASRGVQLAHWLQHNKYCGSCGGKTQKHTNERALQCGSCERLFFPDLAPCVIGVIVREDEILLANGINHKPGVYSAIAGFIEVGETAEQAFIREVKEEVGVNIKNIRYHSSQAWPFPSQLMLGFIADYAGGDIHIDTNEIVHASWFKLDDLPTLPGHYTISRHLIDHALKEGSALCI; this comes from the coding sequence ATGACGTTTTGTTTGTCACACGATGCTTGGCTTAGTGAAACAGCCAATAGCTATATATTAATTAAGGGTGATGAAATCGCCGTTAAATGCTCAGCACTAAGCAAAGTGGGTGGGCAAGCTGAGCAAGTATCTGGTAAGGCTTACGTTAATAGTCCCTCAGTCAATGAACTGTTACTTGATAAAAAAAGCGCTCTTAGCTCAGGCTCTAGCTTTAACAAACTTCAAACCTGCAGTCATGTTGCTAACATTGCCGGGCAATCCATTGGCCTATGGAATTTAGAAGAAGCCATTGAGCTACCACAGTATTGGCAGTGGCTAAGCATTCGAGCCTTTTTAAAACAGGCAAGTGAAGAACAAGCGCTACTTGCAAGTCGTGGCGTACAACTAGCTCACTGGCTACAGCACAATAAGTACTGCGGTTCATGCGGCGGCAAAACCCAAAAGCATACTAATGAGCGTGCGTTACAATGCGGCTCATGTGAGCGTCTATTTTTCCCAGACCTTGCGCCTTGTGTGATTGGCGTCATTGTAAGAGAAGATGAAATTTTATTAGCCAACGGCATTAACCATAAGCCGGGTGTATATAGTGCAATAGCCGGTTTTATTGAGGTCGGCGAAACAGCAGAGCAGGCGTTTATCCGAGAAGTGAAAGAAGAAGTCGGTGTGAATATAAAAAACATTCGCTACCACTCTTCACAAGCCTGGCCATTCCCCAGTCAGCTTATGCTTGGCTTTATTGCCGATTATGCTGGCGGCGATATTCATATAGACACTAACGAAATCGTGCACGCAAGTTGGTTTAAACTTGATGATTTACCGACTCTACCGGGTCATTATACGATTTCACGCCACCTTATCGACCACGCCCTTAAAGAAGGAAGCGCACTATGTATTTAG
- a CDS encoding CDP-diacylglycerol--glycerol-3-phosphate 3-phosphatidyltransferase, giving the protein MSLDQSINLQSLNMVRDELVATVDSSAKHLEEYVRGDCKQANALTEAVKATQQIIGTFTLLELNSAGMLAEELSSVLQSLETEHQGKRFDSILEVTTNTFFILPRYLEYLNQVQQQVPGLLIPHINALRKLQREQALTESHFLPISVPQGLQAPPPKKVVATSEGLVSQVRRARQMYQLGLLALIKEKQVKQGVSLMRKGLARVWNLSGEQNLSTLWWLADVALEALIDADMSPLETRKFIFMYVDKVFRQVELQGEESFQSPAPKVIVKELLYLITLSGHKSEACEAVHQACPELKLPYTERELQKEYAVLYGPSSHTINTLAQVLHAELTSAKRTLEGGSQNALAIVNDLDSFVSILNKIGETLSIIGLNSASQTLKTQLDVVKGWSDNSDSIDEAELDEVANCLLYIESLVANLQHANVHGDHSSDVTTRDQQVISHELSSALAIVREECLSGLSLTKRALNSFSSSGYDTGHIINIAKTLDAIRGAMQILGLEKASSLLQRSSVFVDEVLLLDEPPAAIDEVLETFADAIISIEYYFDSTASLDSLDDKVLNIAEESLNALGYGL; this is encoded by the coding sequence GTGAGTCTGGATCAGAGTATCAATCTGCAATCACTGAACATGGTGCGAGACGAATTAGTCGCCACCGTAGATTCTTCAGCCAAACACCTTGAAGAGTACGTAAGAGGGGACTGCAAACAAGCCAATGCTTTAACCGAAGCCGTTAAAGCAACACAGCAAATCATTGGCACCTTTACCTTATTGGAATTGAACAGCGCAGGTATGCTTGCTGAAGAACTTAGTAGCGTACTGCAGAGCCTTGAAACTGAGCATCAAGGTAAGCGTTTTGACTCAATACTTGAAGTGACAACCAATACCTTCTTCATCCTGCCTCGCTACCTTGAATACCTGAATCAAGTTCAGCAACAAGTTCCTGGTTTATTAATCCCTCACATCAATGCCTTAAGAAAGCTACAGCGCGAACAAGCTCTTACTGAAAGCCACTTTTTACCGATTAGTGTGCCTCAAGGTTTACAAGCACCGCCCCCGAAGAAAGTAGTAGCAACCAGCGAAGGACTTGTCTCTCAGGTACGTCGAGCAAGACAAATGTATCAGCTTGGTCTGCTGGCTCTGATCAAAGAGAAACAGGTCAAGCAGGGGGTCTCCCTTATGCGTAAGGGCTTGGCTCGAGTTTGGAACCTCAGCGGTGAGCAAAACTTGAGCACCTTATGGTGGTTGGCTGATGTTGCCTTAGAAGCCCTTATTGATGCCGATATGTCTCCACTTGAGACCCGAAAGTTTATCTTTATGTATGTAGATAAAGTATTCAGGCAGGTTGAGCTACAGGGCGAAGAAAGCTTCCAGTCACCAGCTCCCAAGGTGATTGTTAAGGAGCTACTGTATTTGATTACTCTAAGCGGCCACAAAAGTGAGGCTTGTGAGGCGGTACATCAAGCATGCCCTGAACTTAAACTGCCTTATACTGAGCGAGAGCTGCAAAAAGAGTACGCTGTTCTATATGGCCCAAGCAGCCATACGATTAACACCCTTGCCCAAGTTTTGCACGCCGAGCTTACCAGTGCAAAACGCACCCTAGAGGGCGGCTCGCAAAATGCGTTAGCCATTGTTAACGATCTAGACAGCTTTGTTTCTATATTAAATAAAATAGGCGAGACACTATCTATTATCGGGCTTAACTCAGCCAGCCAAACCCTTAAAACTCAACTAGACGTAGTTAAAGGCTGGAGCGACAATAGTGACTCTATTGATGAAGCTGAATTGGATGAAGTAGCCAACTGCTTACTTTATATAGAGAGTCTGGTAGCAAACTTACAGCACGCCAACGTCCACGGAGACCATAGCTCCGACGTCACAACCAGAGATCAGCAAGTTATTTCTCATGAACTATCCAGTGCCCTAGCCATAGTCCGAGAAGAATGCTTAAGCGGTTTAAGCCTGACTAAGCGCGCACTTAACTCATTTTCATCCTCGGGCTATGACACTGGTCATATCATTAATATTGCAAAAACACTCGATGCTATTCGTGGTGCTATGCAAATATTGGGTCTAGAAAAAGCGTCCTCACTTTTGCAAAGAAGCAGCGTTTTTGTAGATGAAGTCTTGCTTTTAGATGAGCCTCCTGCCGCTATTGATGAAGTGCTTGAAACCTTTGCTGATGCCATTATTTCAATTGAATATTATTTTGACTCAACGGCATCTCTCGACTCGCTCGATGACAAAGTACTTAACATTGCCGAAGAAAGCTTAAATGCTCTTGGCTACGGTTTGTAA
- the nhaB gene encoding sodium/proton antiporter NhaB produces MTTTAQAFSRNFLGNSPTWYKNAIIAFLIINPIIFQISPFLAGWVLIGEFIFTLAMALKCYPLQPGGLLAIEAIAIGMTSSNAVYEEVVHNFPVILLLMFMVAGIYFMKDLLLLVFTKILLRIRSKMLLSFLFCSVAAVLSAFLDALTVTAVLITVAVGFYAVYHKFASGKKDSSKHDHSQDGEVHSHHREDLDAFRAFLRSLIMHGAVGTALGGVCTLVGEPQNLLIAEVADWNFIEFFMVMAPVSMPTLAAGLVTCLVLEKIKILGYGAELPERVREVLVDYDSAQGSKRTLRQRNELIIQGVVAGLLVVALATHVAEVGLIGLAVIVLLTAFNGIIEEHQIGHAFEEALPFTALLVVFFAIVAVIHEQHLFSPVTEWVLAFDDDVEGPILFLANGFLSMISDNVFVATVYIGEVKAAFDAGTITREHFEELAVAINTGTNLPSVATPNGQAAFLFLLTSAVAPLIRLSYGRMVLMALPYTIVLTIVGLAMVTFNI; encoded by the coding sequence ATGACAACAACCGCTCAGGCTTTTAGCAGGAACTTCCTGGGTAATTCGCCTACTTGGTATAAGAATGCGATTATCGCATTTCTAATTATCAACCCTATTATCTTTCAAATCAGTCCATTCTTAGCCGGTTGGGTATTGATTGGCGAATTTATCTTCACATTGGCGATGGCTCTAAAGTGCTATCCTCTCCAGCCTGGTGGTCTGCTTGCAATTGAGGCAATTGCAATAGGCATGACCAGCTCAAATGCAGTCTACGAAGAAGTGGTACATAACTTCCCCGTCATACTGTTATTGATGTTTATGGTTGCTGGCATCTACTTTATGAAAGACTTGCTTTTGCTCGTCTTCACAAAGATCTTGCTGCGTATACGCTCCAAGATGCTGCTGAGCTTTCTATTTTGTAGCGTTGCGGCCGTATTATCGGCATTCCTGGATGCTTTGACTGTCACAGCGGTTCTTATTACCGTCGCTGTCGGCTTTTACGCTGTTTACCACAAATTTGCTTCTGGAAAAAAAGACTCAAGTAAACACGACCACAGCCAAGACGGCGAGGTGCACTCACACCACCGTGAAGACCTAGATGCCTTCCGAGCTTTCTTGCGCAGTTTGATTATGCACGGTGCAGTAGGTACGGCATTGGGCGGTGTGTGTACTTTGGTTGGTGAGCCCCAAAACTTGCTTATTGCCGAGGTTGCCGATTGGAACTTTATTGAGTTCTTTATGGTTATGGCACCGGTTTCTATGCCTACCTTGGCGGCAGGCTTAGTGACCTGTCTAGTGCTTGAGAAAATTAAAATACTTGGCTATGGCGCTGAGTTACCTGAGCGTGTTCGCGAAGTTTTAGTAGATTATGATTCTGCTCAAGGCTCTAAGCGTACTTTGCGTCAGCGTAATGAACTTATTATTCAAGGTGTTGTTGCTGGCTTATTGGTGGTTGCTTTGGCCACACACGTTGCCGAAGTGGGCCTTATCGGTCTTGCAGTGATTGTACTTTTGACCGCGTTTAACGGCATTATTGAAGAGCATCAAATTGGTCATGCATTTGAAGAGGCGCTGCCTTTTACTGCTTTACTTGTTGTGTTCTTTGCCATTGTGGCGGTTATTCATGAGCAGCACCTGTTTTCGCCGGTAACTGAGTGGGTATTGGCATTTGATGACGATGTTGAAGGCCCAATTCTATTCTTGGCGAATGGCTTCCTATCTATGATTAGTGACAATGTATTTGTCGCTACGGTTTATATCGGTGAAGTAAAAGCCGCATTTGATGCTGGCACCATTACCCGCGAACACTTTGAGGAGTTGGCTGTTGCAATCAATACAGGTACAAACTTACCAAGTGTTGCGACCCCTAATGGTCAGGCGGCGTTCTTGTTCTTGTTGACCTCAGCGGTAGCGCCGTTGATTCGTTTATCTTACGGTCGTATGGTGTTAATGGCTCTGCCCTACACCATCGTGCTGACTATCGTAGGTTTGGCAATGGTGACCTTCAATATCTAA